A section of the Ranitomeya imitator isolate aRanImi1 chromosome 7, aRanImi1.pri, whole genome shotgun sequence genome encodes:
- the INHBB gene encoding inhibin beta B chain, whose translation MALPGRSSAPRLSTFLLLALQVLCAAGSPTAVPDPPPSSSPNTCASCGLRPPEEAAGMEQGFVEAVKRHILTRLQMRERPNITHAVPRAAMLTALRKLHAGRLREDGRLEIPSLDGHGMSGPESPEHGATSEIISFAEADDVTASRVRLSFIISNEGNQNLFVIQANLWLYLKLPEVLEKSGRRRIRIKLHFQDPADPAKMSLVEKRVDVRRSAWHTFPLTDTIQTLFENGERRLNLEVQCDSCEEWSIIPVYVDPGEESHRPFLVVYARLADNKHRIRKRGLECDGRTNLCCRQQFYIDFRLIGWNDWIIAPSGYYGNYCEGSCPAYLAGVPGSASSFHTAVVNQYRMRGLNPGTVNSCCIPTKLSTMSMLYFDDEYNIVKRDVPNMIVEECGCA comes from the exons ATGGCTCTCCCTGGCAGATCGTCAGCTCCGCGGCTCAGCACCTTCCTCCTGCTTGCCCTCCAGGTCCTGTGCGCAGCCGGCAGCCCTACAGCAGTGCCCGATCCTCCCCCGTCATCCTCCCCGAACACCTGCGCATCTTGCGGGCTCCGGCCCCCGGAGGAGGCGGCTGGGATGGAGCAGGGCTTTGTGGAGGCGGTGAAGCGCCACATTCTGACCCGGCTACAGATGCGTGAGCGGCCGAACATCACCCACGCGGTGCCCCGGGCCGCCATGCTGACCGCCCTGAGGAAGCTGCACGCCGGCCGCCTGCGGGAGGACGGACGCCTGGAGATCCCCAGCCTGGACGGGCACGGCATGTCTGGCCCCGAGAGCCCCGAGCACGGCGCCACCTCGGAGATCATCAGCTTTGCCGAAGCAG ATGACGTCACAGCATCCAGAGTCCGACTGTCATTCATTATTTCCAATGAAGGGAACCAGAACTTGTTCGTTATTCAGGCCAACCTTTGGCTGTACCTCAAGCTACCTGAAGTTTTAGAAAAAAGCGGAAGGCGCAGAATCAGAATAAAACTCCATTTCCAAGATCCAGCTGACCCAGCCAAGATGAGCCTGGTGGAGAAAAGAGTAGATGTTAGGCGGAGCGCTTGGCACACGTTCCCCTTGACTGATACCATCCAAACTCTTTTTGAGAATGGGGAACGTAGGCTTAACTTAGAAGTTCAATGCGATAGCTGTGAGGAGTGGTCTATAATCCCAGTGTACGTGGATCCTGGAGAAGAATCCCACCGCCCCTTTCTGGTGGTTTATGCCAGACTTGCTGACAACAAGCATCGGATACGTAAAAGAGGTCTTGAATGTGACGGACGTACAAACCTCTGTTGTAGGCAGCAGTTTTATATTGACTTTCGGCTCATCGGGTGGAATGACTGGATCATAGCACCATCAGGGTACTATGGCAATTACTGTGAGGGGAGTTGCCCTGCCTACCTGGCTGGTGTACCAGGTTCTGCCTCGTCCTTTCACACTGCGGTGGTGAATCAGTACAGGATGCGAGGGTTGAATCCAGGAACAGTGAACTCCTGTTGTATTCCAACAAAATTAAGTACAATGTCCATGCTGTACTTCGATGATGAGTACAATATTGTCAAGAGGGACGTGCCTAACATGATCGTGGAGGAATGTGGATGCGCGTGA